CTTCCATTGTAGATTACATAGTCGTATATGTTGGTTGAGATGAACCAGATGGTGTTTAGTTTTAGATCTGCCGCAGACTCGTATATTtaagcattttttttctccactTTGAAATGCTTACTCTTCCATTCTggttgtttctcttttcttctgcaGGTCTTCTGGGGTTTGGACAAAAAGCTTGCCCAGAGAAAACATTTTCCCTCTGTTAATTGGTTGATTTCTTACTCAAAGTATTCAACGGTATGCTTAAATATTCTCGGTTCAAACTTGTCTTGGTTTACTATCTAGAAATCTTGTATATAAAACGCTGCTTTTTGTTTTAGGCACTGGAATCTTTCTATGAGAAGTTCGATCCAGATTTCATCAACATCAGGACAAAGGCCAGAGAGGTGTTGCAGAGGGAAGACGATCTTAATGAAATTGTCCAGGTATGTATCACTTATCCTTGTATAAGTATCTATTGTGGTGACCAATGAACTCTTGTCTCAGCAACCCTAATACATTTTGAAGGGGTTGAACGATAATCTTGGCATGTAAACTTGACTTGAGTTATAGAAGGAAAACAGTGCTAGCACGTTATTCTTTTCGAAAGGAACTTATTTGACCCACACATTGCTTTTTGTGTGCAGCTTGTAGGAAAAGATGCGCTAGCAGAAGGGGACAAAATCACATTGGAAACAGCTAAGCTATTGAGGGAAGATTACCTTGCTCAAAACGCGTTTACACCGTAAGATTTGTTGGCTCCCTTCGTTTTGGTTTAgtactctctctttctctctcaacGGGTTATTCACTCTTGAACCTTTTGGATGAATTTTTTGACAGATATGACAAATTCTGTCCTTTCTACAAGTCCGTGTGGATGATGCGTAACATTATCCATTTCTACAACCTAGCCAACCAGGTAAATAAGATGAGATTTATACATACTATGCTAAGTGGGGATTAAGGTCAATTGGTTTGTCTAGGTAAAAACCCATTAATTGTTTTGGATACACAGGCGGTTGAGAGAGCAGCTGGAATGGACGGTCAAAAGATTACCTACACTCTTATCAAGCATCGCTTAGGAGATCTTTTCTACCGTTTAGTGTAAGCAAACGACTTGCTTCTCCTCGATTTCTCTATGACTCTGTTACATAGCGCTCTAATAAAATGGTCTGAAACGGAATTATGGGAACTACAGGTCTCAGAAGTTCGAAGACCCAGCAGAAGGGGAGGATACACTGGTGgaaaaattcaagaaattgTACGACGATCTCAATGCTGGATTCCGTGCTTTGGAAGATGAAACTCGGTAAGCTGTCGAGTCTCCACCgcaagtaaaaaaaatccacAGAATTGGGTTGTTTTTGGAGAAAGAGGGTTTCATTCATGGTctctttcttgtgtttttgaaCCAACAACTATCATAGTGGTCGGTATTTTATTTATCGGTTTGGTCGATCGATTGAGTTTTAGCTCTGTGAGCGTCATGATTCTCCGGCTGTGCTGTGCTGTGTAATATGTTTGATTcgttgttttcatgtttttatttcgGTGGTAATAAGGTACAGCCAATGTGAgtcatatatttgatttgatgtaCCCTCTCAATTCAATAAGTTAATTTTATGTCCAAAAACATATTGGGGATACCgttatttttctcataataAATACCatcattttgtaatttttttttcattttatggTTTGGTGGTGTAAACATAATAAATCGGTAATTGAAGaggaaaatttaaaatcacaaaataatttagttgTACTAATTTCATGAGCAAGTCTGTGATATGACCCATGAATTTATTTAGCACGACCGAGTTGGATCGACGAGTCAATTAGTAAGAATTGAAAGCCCAACAGGCCCAAATTGGCTTTCCCCGTCGCgttctttctctcttcgtcttcctcgGCCGTAGCGCGCGAAGAAGAACCGCCGGCATTCAGCATTCTGACCCTAGACACAGAGTCCTCCGGTCTTCTGATAAACCCCCATGTGGAAGGCCAAGACATGCTTCCGTCAGATTTACTTGACCGTACTAATACGGCGGTACTCGAGAGTCGCTCCGCCGCCGTCTTCGGTGATCCGCGTGACAAACAACGTAGCACACCTGGGACCACCGAAGCAAGGACCACTGCCACGTCAGCTGATATCCCTGCCGCCATTTCCCGGTCATCCATTACCTGGCAAAAACGCCGGAGCTGACGGCGACGATGGAGATAGCGGCGGCCACGTCACAGCTATAAGCTGGGTCAAGTactattttgaagaaatctaTGATAAGGCTATTCAAACTCATTTCACAAAGGGCCTTGTGAGTGTCTCTGGTATAACAATTTCATTACTTCTGatcaaatatttgattgaGCTTTGTTAGACTATTCTTTTGGATCATCACATTGTCTAATGAAATTCAGATACACTCCGTGAATATATgttaacatattatttttgtatgagAGAATAAATTGTATTATCTTTGTGGCAGGTTCAGATGGAGTTTCGAGGTCGTAGGGATGCttcaagagagaaagaagatggagCTATTCCTATGAGAAAGGTACAATtgatcttttgttgttgttgttgttgttgttggtgtgaTCATTTCTTAGGATTAGGTTTTCCAATGGAGGTAGCATTGTACACTTTTATCCGCAGATTAAGCATAACGAGGTGATGCAAATAGGAGACAAAATCTGGTTGCCGGTTTCAATCGCTGAGATGAGGATTTCTAAGAGATATGACACCATACCAAGTGGAACCTTGTATCCAAACGCAGACGAAATCGCATATCTTCAAAGGCTTGTCAGGTTCAAGGTAACTCTTAATTCTTCTGGATTTGCGGATGTTTTTACACTTGAGTTCAAACGGTGATTGGTCTCTTTTGGTTGATCTTATAGACTAGTTTTTAAccttattttctctctctactgCAGGACTCTGCTATTATAGTTCTTAATAAGCCACCTAAGCTTCCAGTCAAGGTAATAGAGTTTTGCTGCAGAATGACTTTGTGGAAGTAAGCTGTtacattttcttgttgattaAGCAGCACCTGAATACTCAGTTATCATTCTTTGTTTCAGGGAAATGTGCCTATACATAATAGCATGGATGCACTTGCAGCTGCAGCTTTGTCTTTTGGTAACGATGAAGGTCCTAGATTGGTAAAACTCACTTTTTTGGGGGTGTTGTAATTTATCTTGATaaattgatttggtttctgaATTATTTGAGTTTCAATGGTCAGGTACATCGTCTTGATAGGGAAACTAGTGGCCTCTTAGTAATGGGTCGAACCAAAGAAAGTATAGATTATCTTCACTCAGTGTTCAGTGACTACAAGGGGAGAAACTCAAGCTGTAAGGTAAGGAGAACTTATCTGAAATTTTGAACCAAACATACTACGGTCTAGTAAGGAACGGTTGAACATAAAATTGTTAAGTGACTCGTAAATATTGCACAATCTTAGGCTTGGAACAAAGCGTGTGAGGCGATGTATCAGCAATATTGGGCATTGGTGATTGGTTCtccaaaggaaaaagaaggacTAATTTCAGCTCCTCTTTCAAAGGTAGTTATCTCATTTATAACCTTTGCTTGCTCACACACTGCTTGTATCtgaaaatgattcaaaaacctGTGTTCAGGTGCTTTTGGACGATGGTAAAACAGACAGGGTGGTTTTGGCTCAAGGTTCGGGCTTTGAAGCTTCGCAAGATGCAATAACAGAGTATAAAGTGTTAGGACCTAAGATCAACGGGTGTTCGTGGGTAGAACTTCGTCCTATTACTAGCAGAAAACATCAGGTACTTGTTAAACTTTGCTATCCTCTTTACCAATTTTGCGAaagattttgttcttgttttgtctcttgatGAAGCCACCTTCTAAAAAACAGCTACGTGTACACTGCGCTGAAGCACTTGGTACTCCAATAGTAGGGGATTACAAGTACGGTTGGTTTGTTCACAAGAGATGGAAACAGATGCCTCAGGTTGATATCGAACCAACTACTGGGAAACCATATAAACTGCGCAGACCAGAAGGTCTTGATGTCCAAAAGGGAAGCGTTTTGTCAAAAGTACCTTTGTTACATCTCCATTGCCGGGAAATGGTACTTCCAAACATTGCCAAGTTCCTACATGTCATGAACCAACAGGAAACAGAGCCGCTTCACACAGGAATCATTGATAAACCGGATCTCTTGCGGTTTGTAGCTTCAATGCCCAGCCATATGAAGATCAGTTGGAACTTAATGTCTTCATATTTGGTGTAGCTCTTTTACTacctttttattattagataACAGTTCCTGAACTTCTTGGTTCTGTGGCTTCATATTGGGAATATTTGTATTGTACAGTTGTCTCACAGATGAATCTGACTCATATTAGTAACTCACAGGCCCATGTgcatgtatatttatatacacagAATCAGATAGTGATCATAGTTTGGAGTATCTATCCACAAGGGCCTTAGCTTTGTTTGGTGCAAAAAAGCGCGCCTACACACATTAACAAATTAAGTGGGGTTTGTCATACTTTTTTACTCATTTGGACTTGTATTGGAATGAAAAGGTTTCATGAGTTCAAATGAGTCACCTGGATGAACATTCTCTCTGCATCTCCTCTGcttccattttctctcaatatAATTCCCTACAACACCAACCATTTCACATGGAGTTTATTTGGCAAATTATATCGAGTGACTCTTCTTAAGGTGGGGACGATATATTTACCTTAGCCAAGTAGCCTCGGAAGTCTTCAGGATGAGCACTGATTAACTGGTCATAAACAGCTATCGCGTCGCTGATATGTCCCCAGTCTGAATACGCTTTTCCGAGAAGTAACTCAACCTGAGCATTTATTGCCCCCCAGCGTTTAAAATCGGTTAGATATAAAAGTCACAAAGTTGAACCTAGTACAGATCTTAGTAGTATGTTATCATTATTGTATCTGGTTTCTTCGGACgtaaaatatgaaacagaTAAGCCAtcagaaacaagaagaaatgtCTATCAAATCAAGGAAATGTATTGTCATGACCAGACTAATATGTTAAGAGTCCATTACCAGGAAACCAAGTTACCTGAATTGGGTCTAGATTTGTTTCATCTGTAACACTGTCAGTTGtgcttgttttctttgtattcAGACGTTCACGAGTGTCTAGAAGAAATTTGACGGCCTGAGAATCATAACAAAGTGAAAAGAAATGGATCGGAGGAGAAGTTGCGAGTATTTAAGATTAAGCTTCTTAGACAAAAAGGTAACATATTTCTATTCATATCTGGTGGAAACAGATTTACCTCGTCTGGTTTCTTCGCAGCTAAATACGCATTCATGAGGCCTCGTGTAACTTCAAGATCAATCCCTTTAGAAACCTATGGTAATTAGAACAAAACTTAGAGCATCACTATTATAGATAGAAAAATTGACTGTCCTAACTCTGCTAACAACATATACATGGTAGTAGCAGTTCATATCTTATTAAGTCCCCACGAGAAAATTCTTCTGACAATCTTAGTCTGTATCAACTATTAGTTCAATGCAAGTGagaaaagttataaaaagCTTAATCCACGAAGTTTAAGAGCATTTACCTTTTCAGAAATTTTGTATGCAGCGATACTGCCTTCATAGTTGTTAAGTTCATAATTTACTTCTCCAAGCAGTCGAAATACATCAGGGTCAGTTGGTCTCTCCTACAGAGCAAGAGCAAGAATCCCACTTTGTACACACTATTAGCTAAGTCTCGTACAAGAATGTTCATGTGAAaccataagaaaatataaaagcaTGAGAGAACAAACCTTAGCGAGTTTCTCAAGAAACGCAGCAGCCCGTGAATAATCTCCTAGTTCAGTCAGTGTCACAGCTGCACCCTGCATAGTGCCCCAactttaagaatttttttagcATTATAAATAAGTCAGAAGAGGTAGCCTATCTTGTTTTCAGCATACTATGTGTACATTACTAACTTCGGTGAATCAGTTAATGCAAACAGAAAAGTTCCATGCAATTTAAGATGTGGAGGTAAGAACTGTTACATACTACCTGATTATTAGTTTAAGTTGTTCCTTGTTACTATTGGAAGCCTACAGATGAATGGCTAAATGccgatgaagaagatatttaATAGTATGCACAACATGCGCATGTTATCACTCACCTCCAGAGCAGCTTGATCCTGAGGCGTGCCATTGAGAGTTGTTTCAAACTCTTTGAGCCTTTGctgcaaaatgaaaaaaaatcgagATGTTTACTACGTATCTTACTTTATTCAGATTATCAAAGTTCATGAACGAAATCTTCATGATCAGCCCCTAATATTACCTGAAGCGtggctttctcttcttctgaaatttgatttttaactACTGTTGTGTTCTTAGTTGGACTATCACTGAAAAGTGGTAAAAACATTGTTAGAACTGACACCGGCTAAATTACATGACAACATGACTTGGTATgacaaaaatgtgaaattacGGAAACCAACCCAGCTGATCCTAAGAACATATGATGTCATCAGAATCTTTACACAAACAATTACAAACTGgaataaaaagaaggaaaatgacAAACAGTAACATGGTGTAAATGACACAGTTATGACTTGGACTTCACTTAACGCACCTTCCCGTGGGAAGAAAGTCACCAAGagcaaaaaccaaaccaaatacaACAACAGCTATGCCAACTCCAACCTGTCATGGCATGGGCCCAAGTTTTGTCATGTTATGTATGAGTAGCTTATAGGCCTCAAGTGGTtttagaacaaaataaaaaataaacacttGCAAGATGTTATGTATGCGTACCTTAGTACCAAGACCAATTGTTTTCTGGTCAGACTTGACTGGTGCATCATAGTCAATTGGACCAAATTCTTTAACTACTTCTGTCTTTTTCTGCTCAAGAGCTGACCTGATTCATCAAAAGAGCAGAGGTCACAGAAATAACATTCCGATCAGTGGGAGGACAATGATCTTGACTATGTCTAGGGGGTGAGGGAAGTGGAAAGCAAGACAAGTGAtgaacaaatcaagaaaaaaaaagaatcaaactttCATAGGAAGATCATGTCGTTGTGGGTATAATGAGAAAGTCAAGTGTGATTGTCAGAGGAATAATCCTATTGTAACCTATATATCTCTAAAGCCAATCTTCATGCTAGAATCATAAAACATAGGTACCTTCTGATGTTTTCCAGCCGTTCATCGAAGTCTATATCAAAAGATCGACCAGATTTTCCTTCAAACTGAGTATTCAGACCAGGTGCCTCTGCAAACAAATGCAGGAGTTTCTTGAGCAAACCTTTCAATTGAAACCAACTTTTTGAGATAAACTGAAGAATGCAAAAATGAAGTTATGTTCGAGACACCATGAAGGAGAGCAGCAACATCTGTTACGTACAATATgctttaaaatcaaattatactTACTTCTGGGTACAGAAACAGACTGTTTAGAAGATGATTTCCTGCAGCAAAGAAGTCcatatgaaaatataacaacagcaatttaaaattctaaatgctttaaacaaacacaaaaactatttataCCTTTGCTGCAATGCCGGGTCTTTCTCTTCCTGTGATGCgatttcacatttttgtcTCAGTACtttgaatcaacaaaattaagttgaacaaagaagaatttgGAATCAAACCTTTTTTGAGCCGAAGCCACGCTTAGGGTTAGAATCCGAGCAACGTATTCGAAATAGGAGAAGCTTCGAGTTAAATGAAACGGAGGTCGTCGCCGCTAGTGTCATCAACATCCTCTGTTTGTATTGTCCtaaccaaaacagagaattttCTAAGAAAGTTTCAAAGAAATAATGAGAAGTAACGGCTACGAAGAGAAATTCGTCCGCCGGAGATTGACGATGAAAGGTGAGCTCCGTGATCGGGCCGGTAAGATAACGTTagtggttcttcttcttcttcactttgcAGATTGTCTATTATATGGGCCGAATggcaaaacataattttgggCTAGGCCCATATAATATTCAAATGTTAATATTCCAAAATTGATGGgtatttttgataatttaactcgatctatataatttaacaaacGAGGatgattttaagtttttaactttttaagtGAGAATAGTGATTAAGTGTCAACGACTCATTGGATAGGATGTGTCATAAAATTAGTATTGAACCACTGAGgagtgaaaataaaattaaaggtagaaaaattaatttaggaaaaaaatattcgGAAAGTTCTGTGAAAAGTCTTCGGATTTAGAACGGAGACAGCGAGAGGATAGAGCGCTTCTTCGGCTACAACAAGCTTTCGCTAATGGCGGTTTCCTTCTGATCACTCTCACCGGAGCCGtcatcttctctgttttaccgatttttagggtttgtttcCGGATAAACTCT
This sequence is a window from Arabidopsis thaliana chromosome 1 sequence. Protein-coding genes within it:
- a CDS encoding Pseudouridine synthase family protein (Pseudouridine synthase family protein; FUNCTIONS IN: pseudouridine synthase activity; INVOLVED IN: pseudouridine synthesis, RNA modification; CONTAINS InterPro DOMAIN/s: Pseudouridine synthase, catalytic domain (InterPro:IPR020103), Pseudouridine synthase, RsuA and RluB/C/D/E/F (InterPro:IPR006145), Pseudouridine synthase, RluC/RluD, conserved site (InterPro:IPR006224); BEST Arabidopsis thaliana protein match is: Pseudouridine synthase family protein (TAIR:AT3G19440.1); Has 16543 Blast hits to 16535 proteins in 2635 species: Archae - 10; Bacteria - 12720; Metazoa - 248; Fungi - 118; Plants - 203; Viruses - 0; Other Eukaryotes - 3244 (source: NCBI BLink).), whose protein sequence is MWKAKTCFRQIYLTVLIRRYSRVAPPPSSVIRVTNNVAHLGPPKQGPLPRQLISLPPFPGHPLPGKNAGADGDDGDSGGHVTAISWVKYYFEEIYDKAIQTHFTKGLVQMEFRGRRDASREKEDGAIPMRKIKHNEVMQIGDKIWLPVSIAEMRISKRYDTIPSGTLYPNADEIAYLQRLVRFKDSAIIVLNKPPKLPVKGNVPIHNSMDALAAAALSFGNDEGPRLVHRLDRETSGLLVMGRTKESIDYLHSVFSDYKGRNSSCKAWNKACEAMYQQYWALVIGSPKEKEGLISAPLSKVLLDDGKTDRVVLAQGSGFEASQDAITEYKVLGPKINGCSWVELRPITSRKHQLRVHCAEALGTPIVGDYKYGWFVHKRWKQMPQVDIEPTTGKPYKLRRPEGLDVQKGSVLSKVPLLHLHCREMVLPNIAKFLHVMNQQETEPLHTGIIDKPDLLRFVASMPSHMKISWNLMSSYLV
- a CDS encoding Pseudouridine synthase family protein, with translation MEFRGRRDASREKEDGAIPMRKIKHNEVMQIGDKIWLPVSIAEMRISKRYDTIPSGTLYPNADEIAYLQRLVRFKDSAIIVLNKPPKLPVKGNVPIHNSMDALAAAALSFGNDEGPRLVHRLDRETSGLLVMGRTKESIDYLHSVFSDYKGRNSSCKAWNKACEAMYQQYWALVIGSPKEKEGLISAPLSKVLLDDGKTDRVVLAQGSGFEASQDAITEYKVLGPKINGCSWVELRPITSRKHQLRVHCAEALGTPIVGDYKYGWFVHKRWKQMPQVDIEPTTGKPYKLRRPEGLDVQKGSVLSKVPLLHLHCREMVLPNIAKFLHVMNQQETEPLHTGIIDKPDLLRFVASMPSHMKISWNLMSSYLV
- a CDS encoding Tetratricopeptide repeat (TPR)-like superfamily protein (Tetratricopeptide repeat (TPR)-like superfamily protein; FUNCTIONS IN: binding; INVOLVED IN: biological_process unknown; LOCATED IN: chloroplast thylakoid membrane, chloroplast; CONTAINS InterPro DOMAIN/s: Tetratricopeptide-like helical (InterPro:IPR011990), Tetratricopeptide repeat-containing (InterPro:IPR013026), Tetratricopeptide repeat (InterPro:IPR019734); Has 854 Blast hits to 777 proteins in 206 species: Archae - 104; Bacteria - 466; Metazoa - 6; Fungi - 10; Plants - 101; Viruses - 0; Other Eukaryotes - 167 (source: NCBI BLink).); its protein translation is MLMTLAATTSVSFNSKLLLFRIRCSDSNPKRGFGSKKEEKDPALQQRKSSSKQSVSVPRKAPGLNTQFEGKSGRSFDIDFDERLENIRRSALEQKKTEVVKEFGPIDYDAPVKSDQKTIGLGTKVGVGIAVVVFGLVFALGDFLPTGSDSPTKNTTVVKNQISEEEKATLQQRLKEFETTLNGTPQDQAALEGAAVTLTELGDYSRAAAFLEKLAKERPTDPDVFRLLGEVNYELNNYEGSIAAYKISEKVSKGIDLEVTRGLMNAYLAAKKPDEAVKFLLDTRERLNTKKTSTTDSVTDETNLDPIQVELLLGKAYSDWGHISDAIAVYDQLISAHPEDFRGYLAKGIILRENGSRGDAERMFIQARFFAPNKAKALVDRYSKL
- a CDS encoding Tetratricopeptide repeat (TPR)-like superfamily protein (Tetratricopeptide repeat (TPR)-like superfamily protein; FUNCTIONS IN: binding; INVOLVED IN: biological_process unknown; LOCATED IN: chloroplast thylakoid membrane; CONTAINS InterPro DOMAIN/s: Tetratricopeptide-like helical (InterPro:IPR011990), Tetratricopeptide repeat-containing (InterPro:IPR013026), Tetratricopeptide repeat (InterPro:IPR019734).), which encodes MLMTLAATTSVSFNSKLLLFRIRCSDSNPKRGFGSKKEEKDPALQQRKSSSKQSVSVPRKAPGLNTQFEGKSGRSFDIDFDERLENIRRSALEQKKTEVVKEFGPIDYDAPVKSDQKTIGLGTKVGVGIAVVVFGLVFALGDFLPTGRISWVGFRNFTFLSYQVIDSPTKNTTVVKNQISEEEKATLQQRLKEFETTLNGTPQDQAALEGAAVTLTELGDYSRAAAFLEKLAKERPTDPDVFRLLGEVNYELNNYEGSIAAYKISEKVSKGIDLEVTRGLMNAYLAAKKPDEAVKFLLDTRERLNTKKTSTTDSVTDETNLDPIQVELLLGKAYSDWGHISDAIAVYDQLISAHPEDFRGYLAKGIILRENGSRGDAERMFIQARFFAPNKAKALVDRYSKL
- a CDS encoding Tetratricopeptide repeat (TPR)-like superfamily protein (Tetratricopeptide repeat (TPR)-like superfamily protein; FUNCTIONS IN: binding; INVOLVED IN: biological_process unknown; LOCATED IN: chloroplast thylakoid membrane; CONTAINS InterPro DOMAIN/s: Tetratricopeptide-like helical (InterPro:IPR011990), Tetratricopeptide repeat-containing (InterPro:IPR013026), Tetratricopeptide repeat (InterPro:IPR019734).) → MLMTLAATTSVSFNSKLLLFRIRCSDSNPKRGFGSKKEEKDPALQQRKSSSKQSVSVPRKAPGLNTQFEGKSGRSFDIDFDERLENIRRSALEQKKTEVVKEFGPIDYDAPVKSDQKTIGLGTKVGVGIAVVVFGLVFALGDFLPTGRCVKISWVGFRNFTFLSYQVIDSPTKNTTVVKNQISEEEKATLQQRLKEFETTLNGTPQDQAALEGAAVTLTELGDYSRAAAFLEKLAKERPTDPDVFRLLGEVNYELNNYEGSIAAYKISEKVSKGIDLEVTRGLMNAYLAAKKPDEAVKFLLDTRERLNTKKTSTTDSVTDETNLDPIQVELLLGKAYSDWGHISDAIAVYDQLISAHPEDFRGYLAKGIILRENGSRGDAERMFIQARFFAPNKAKALVDRYSKL